Proteins encoded together in one Mugil cephalus isolate CIBA_MC_2020 chromosome 16, CIBA_Mcephalus_1.1, whole genome shotgun sequence window:
- the a1cf gene encoding APOBEC1 complementation factor isoform X3 — translation MESNQKASLDGLAGTPKEAALRTLMQRTGYQLRQENGQRRYGGPPPSWDGPPPERGSEIFVGKLPRDLFEDELVPLCEKFGKIYEVRMMMDFNGNNRGYAFVTFSTKQEAKTAMKQLNNYEIRNGRLLGVCASVDNCRLFVGGIPKTKKREEILSEMRKVTDGVVDVIVYPSAADKSKNRGFAFVEYESHRAAAMARRKLLPGRIQLWGHPIAVDWAEPEVEVDEDTMATVKILYVRNLMLQTTEETIEKEFNSIKPGAVERVKKIRDYAFVHFTQREDAITAMNTLNGKIVDGSPIEVTLAKPVDKDSYVRYTRGTGGRGGSLLQTDYTAYTLGQVYDPSAAYLGAPVFYAPQAYAAIPGQFRFPAAKANVGGRGLIRTPSVREIYMTVPVGAAGVRGLGGRGYLAYAAGGGAMGRGGSGGASYGLKADKQSEEKLYDLLPGMELTPLNPAAMNLKATAIKPAPQVLEELCQKNNWGPPVYQLHSAIGPDQRTLFLYKITIPALANQYPNVHPFTPSKLCAAVDEAKVIAAEYTLQILGLQTEGAADAAAVASVAFPGM, via the exons ATGGAATCCAATCAGAAAGCAAGCCTGGACGGACTGGCGGGGACACCGAAGGAGGCGGCACTTCGGACGCTCATGCAGCGAACCGGGTACCAACTACGGCAG GAGAACGGACAGCGGCGGTACGGCGGTCCACCGCCCAGCTGGGACGGCCCACCACCAGAGAGAGGCAGCGAGATCTTTGTAGGGAAACTACCGAGAGATCTGTTTGAAGACGAACTGGTTCCACTGTGTGAGAAG TTTGGGAAGATCTACGaggtgaggatgatgatggattTCAACGGAAACAACAGAGGATACGCCTTCGTCACCTTTAGCACCAAACAGGAGGCTAAAACAGCCATGAAGCAGCTCAACAACTATGAGATCAG GAATGGCCGCCTGCTTGGCGTCTGTGCCAGCGTTGATAACTGCCGCCTTTTTGTGGGTGGGATTCCCAAAACCAAGAAGCGTGAGGAGATCCTTTCAGAGATGAGGAAGGTTACCGACGGGGTAGTGGACGTCATCGTGTACCCAAGCGCCGCCGACAAATCCAAGAACCGTGGCTTTGCCTTCGTTGAGTACGAGAGCCACAGAGCGGCCGCCATGGCACGCCGCAAACTACTGCCAG GTCGTATCCAACTTTGGGGTCATCCCATCGCTGTGGACTGGGCGGAGCCTGAGGTGGAGGTTGACGAGGACACCATGGCTACTGTCAAGATCCTGTATGTGAGGAACCTGATGCTGCAGACGACAGAGGAGACCATCGAAAAAGAGTTTAACAGCATCAAGCCAG GTGCAGTGGAGCGAGTGAAGAAAATCAGAGACTACGCCTTCGTCCACTTCACCCAGAGAGAAGATGCTATCACAGCCATGAACACTCTCAACGGGAAG ATAGTGGACGGGTCTCCCATCGAGGTGACTCTGGCCAAGCCCGTGGACAAGGACAGTTATGTCCGTTACACCAGAGGGACCGGAGGACGAGGAGGCTCCCTGCTGCAGACCGACTACACCGCTTACACCCTGGGACAG gtgtacGACCCCTCGGCAGCGTACCTGGGTGCACCTGTTTTTTATGCCCCTCAGGCCTACGCTGCCATACCGGGGCAGTTCCGATTCCCGGCAGCAAAGGCTAACGTTGGAGGTCGAGGTCTGATCAGGACGCCCTCCGTTAGAG AAATTTACATGACTGTACCTGTAGGGGCAGCGGGGGTGAGGGGGCTAGGTGGGCGGGGCTACCTGGCCTACGCTGCTGGGGGAGGAGCCATGGGGCGAGGTGGAAGCGGTGGTGCTTCCTATGGCTTGAAGGCGGACAAGCAGTCGGAGGAGAAGCTGTACGACCTCCTGCCGGGGATGGAGCTGACCCCCTTGAATCCTGCCGCCATGAACCTGAAGGCCACCGCCATCAAACCAGCACCACAG GTTCTGGAGGAGCTCTGCCAGAAGAATAACTGGGGACCTCCCGTCTACCAGCTCCACTCAGCCATCGGTCCAGACCAGAGAACACTCTTCCTCTATAAGATCACCATCCCAGCGCTGGCAAATCAGTACCCCAACGT TCATCCCTTCACGCCCTCTAAACTGTGCGCTGCTGTAGATGAAGCTAAGGTCATTGCGGCTGAGTACACCCTGCAGATCCTCGGCCTGCAGACAGAGGGCGCCGCCGATGCAGCTGCAGTGGCCTCGGTAGCGTTCCCAGGTATGTGA
- the a1cf gene encoding APOBEC1 complementation factor isoform X2, whose translation MESNQKASLDGLAGTPKEAALRTLMQRTGYQLRQENGQRRYGGPPPSWDGPPPERGSEIFVGKLPRDLFEDELVPLCEKFGKIYEVRMMMDFNGNNRGYAFVTFSTKQEAKTAMKQLNNYEIRNGRLLGVCASVDNCRLFVGGIPKTKKREEILSEMRKVTDGVVDVIVYPSAADKSKNRGFAFVEYESHRAAAMARRKLLPGRIQLWGHPIAVDWAEPEVEVDEDTMATVKILYVRNLMLQTTEETIEKEFNSIKPGAVERVKKIRDYAFVHFTQREDAITAMNTLNGKIVDGSPIEVTLAKPVDKDSYVRYTRGTGGRGGSLLQTDYTAYTLGQVYDPSAAYLGAPVFYAPQAYAAIPGQFRFPAAKANVGGRGLIRTPSVRGAAGVRGLGGRGYLAYAAGGGAMGRGGSGGASYGLKADKQSEEKLYDLLPGMELTPLNPAAMNLKATAIKPAPQVLEELCQKNNWGPPVYQLHSAIGPDQRTLFLYKITIPALANQYPNVHPFTPSKLCAAVDEAKVIAAEYTLQILGLQTEGAADAAAVASVAFPGYALASPASSAVASQLKQAVSLGQDLTTYTTYEGYPAFAVARHAEGYGVF comes from the exons ATGGAATCCAATCAGAAAGCAAGCCTGGACGGACTGGCGGGGACACCGAAGGAGGCGGCACTTCGGACGCTCATGCAGCGAACCGGGTACCAACTACGGCAG GAGAACGGACAGCGGCGGTACGGCGGTCCACCGCCCAGCTGGGACGGCCCACCACCAGAGAGAGGCAGCGAGATCTTTGTAGGGAAACTACCGAGAGATCTGTTTGAAGACGAACTGGTTCCACTGTGTGAGAAG TTTGGGAAGATCTACGaggtgaggatgatgatggattTCAACGGAAACAACAGAGGATACGCCTTCGTCACCTTTAGCACCAAACAGGAGGCTAAAACAGCCATGAAGCAGCTCAACAACTATGAGATCAG GAATGGCCGCCTGCTTGGCGTCTGTGCCAGCGTTGATAACTGCCGCCTTTTTGTGGGTGGGATTCCCAAAACCAAGAAGCGTGAGGAGATCCTTTCAGAGATGAGGAAGGTTACCGACGGGGTAGTGGACGTCATCGTGTACCCAAGCGCCGCCGACAAATCCAAGAACCGTGGCTTTGCCTTCGTTGAGTACGAGAGCCACAGAGCGGCCGCCATGGCACGCCGCAAACTACTGCCAG GTCGTATCCAACTTTGGGGTCATCCCATCGCTGTGGACTGGGCGGAGCCTGAGGTGGAGGTTGACGAGGACACCATGGCTACTGTCAAGATCCTGTATGTGAGGAACCTGATGCTGCAGACGACAGAGGAGACCATCGAAAAAGAGTTTAACAGCATCAAGCCAG GTGCAGTGGAGCGAGTGAAGAAAATCAGAGACTACGCCTTCGTCCACTTCACCCAGAGAGAAGATGCTATCACAGCCATGAACACTCTCAACGGGAAG ATAGTGGACGGGTCTCCCATCGAGGTGACTCTGGCCAAGCCCGTGGACAAGGACAGTTATGTCCGTTACACCAGAGGGACCGGAGGACGAGGAGGCTCCCTGCTGCAGACCGACTACACCGCTTACACCCTGGGACAG gtgtacGACCCCTCGGCAGCGTACCTGGGTGCACCTGTTTTTTATGCCCCTCAGGCCTACGCTGCCATACCGGGGCAGTTCCGATTCCCGGCAGCAAAGGCTAACGTTGGAGGTCGAGGTCTGATCAGGACGCCCTCCGTTAGAG GGGCAGCGGGGGTGAGGGGGCTAGGTGGGCGGGGCTACCTGGCCTACGCTGCTGGGGGAGGAGCCATGGGGCGAGGTGGAAGCGGTGGTGCTTCCTATGGCTTGAAGGCGGACAAGCAGTCGGAGGAGAAGCTGTACGACCTCCTGCCGGGGATGGAGCTGACCCCCTTGAATCCTGCCGCCATGAACCTGAAGGCCACCGCCATCAAACCAGCACCACAG GTTCTGGAGGAGCTCTGCCAGAAGAATAACTGGGGACCTCCCGTCTACCAGCTCCACTCAGCCATCGGTCCAGACCAGAGAACACTCTTCCTCTATAAGATCACCATCCCAGCGCTGGCAAATCAGTACCCCAACGT TCATCCCTTCACGCCCTCTAAACTGTGCGCTGCTGTAGATGAAGCTAAGGTCATTGCGGCTGAGTACACCCTGCAGATCCTCGGCCTGCAGACAGAGGGCGCCGCCGATGCAGCTGCAGTGGCCTCGGTAGCGTTCCCAG GCTACGCTTTGGCGAGTCCGGCATCGTCGGCCGTCGCCTCCCAGCTGAAGCAGGCGGTGTCTTTGGGTCAAGACCTGACGACCTACACCACCTACGAGGGCTACCCTGCCTTTGCTGTGGCGCGTCATGCCGAAGGGTACGGTGTTTTCTAG
- the a1cf gene encoding APOBEC1 complementation factor isoform X1 produces MESNQKASLDGLAGTPKEAALRTLMQRTGYQLRQENGQRRYGGPPPSWDGPPPERGSEIFVGKLPRDLFEDELVPLCEKFGKIYEVRMMMDFNGNNRGYAFVTFSTKQEAKTAMKQLNNYEIRNGRLLGVCASVDNCRLFVGGIPKTKKREEILSEMRKVTDGVVDVIVYPSAADKSKNRGFAFVEYESHRAAAMARRKLLPGRIQLWGHPIAVDWAEPEVEVDEDTMATVKILYVRNLMLQTTEETIEKEFNSIKPGAVERVKKIRDYAFVHFTQREDAITAMNTLNGKIVDGSPIEVTLAKPVDKDSYVRYTRGTGGRGGSLLQTDYTAYTLGQVYDPSAAYLGAPVFYAPQAYAAIPGQFRFPAAKANVGGRGLIRTPSVREIYMTVPVGAAGVRGLGGRGYLAYAAGGGAMGRGGSGGASYGLKADKQSEEKLYDLLPGMELTPLNPAAMNLKATAIKPAPQVLEELCQKNNWGPPVYQLHSAIGPDQRTLFLYKITIPALANQYPNVHPFTPSKLCAAVDEAKVIAAEYTLQILGLQTEGAADAAAVASVAFPGYALASPASSAVASQLKQAVSLGQDLTTYTTYEGYPAFAVARHAEGYGVF; encoded by the exons ATGGAATCCAATCAGAAAGCAAGCCTGGACGGACTGGCGGGGACACCGAAGGAGGCGGCACTTCGGACGCTCATGCAGCGAACCGGGTACCAACTACGGCAG GAGAACGGACAGCGGCGGTACGGCGGTCCACCGCCCAGCTGGGACGGCCCACCACCAGAGAGAGGCAGCGAGATCTTTGTAGGGAAACTACCGAGAGATCTGTTTGAAGACGAACTGGTTCCACTGTGTGAGAAG TTTGGGAAGATCTACGaggtgaggatgatgatggattTCAACGGAAACAACAGAGGATACGCCTTCGTCACCTTTAGCACCAAACAGGAGGCTAAAACAGCCATGAAGCAGCTCAACAACTATGAGATCAG GAATGGCCGCCTGCTTGGCGTCTGTGCCAGCGTTGATAACTGCCGCCTTTTTGTGGGTGGGATTCCCAAAACCAAGAAGCGTGAGGAGATCCTTTCAGAGATGAGGAAGGTTACCGACGGGGTAGTGGACGTCATCGTGTACCCAAGCGCCGCCGACAAATCCAAGAACCGTGGCTTTGCCTTCGTTGAGTACGAGAGCCACAGAGCGGCCGCCATGGCACGCCGCAAACTACTGCCAG GTCGTATCCAACTTTGGGGTCATCCCATCGCTGTGGACTGGGCGGAGCCTGAGGTGGAGGTTGACGAGGACACCATGGCTACTGTCAAGATCCTGTATGTGAGGAACCTGATGCTGCAGACGACAGAGGAGACCATCGAAAAAGAGTTTAACAGCATCAAGCCAG GTGCAGTGGAGCGAGTGAAGAAAATCAGAGACTACGCCTTCGTCCACTTCACCCAGAGAGAAGATGCTATCACAGCCATGAACACTCTCAACGGGAAG ATAGTGGACGGGTCTCCCATCGAGGTGACTCTGGCCAAGCCCGTGGACAAGGACAGTTATGTCCGTTACACCAGAGGGACCGGAGGACGAGGAGGCTCCCTGCTGCAGACCGACTACACCGCTTACACCCTGGGACAG gtgtacGACCCCTCGGCAGCGTACCTGGGTGCACCTGTTTTTTATGCCCCTCAGGCCTACGCTGCCATACCGGGGCAGTTCCGATTCCCGGCAGCAAAGGCTAACGTTGGAGGTCGAGGTCTGATCAGGACGCCCTCCGTTAGAG AAATTTACATGACTGTACCTGTAGGGGCAGCGGGGGTGAGGGGGCTAGGTGGGCGGGGCTACCTGGCCTACGCTGCTGGGGGAGGAGCCATGGGGCGAGGTGGAAGCGGTGGTGCTTCCTATGGCTTGAAGGCGGACAAGCAGTCGGAGGAGAAGCTGTACGACCTCCTGCCGGGGATGGAGCTGACCCCCTTGAATCCTGCCGCCATGAACCTGAAGGCCACCGCCATCAAACCAGCACCACAG GTTCTGGAGGAGCTCTGCCAGAAGAATAACTGGGGACCTCCCGTCTACCAGCTCCACTCAGCCATCGGTCCAGACCAGAGAACACTCTTCCTCTATAAGATCACCATCCCAGCGCTGGCAAATCAGTACCCCAACGT TCATCCCTTCACGCCCTCTAAACTGTGCGCTGCTGTAGATGAAGCTAAGGTCATTGCGGCTGAGTACACCCTGCAGATCCTCGGCCTGCAGACAGAGGGCGCCGCCGATGCAGCTGCAGTGGCCTCGGTAGCGTTCCCAG GCTACGCTTTGGCGAGTCCGGCATCGTCGGCCGTCGCCTCCCAGCTGAAGCAGGCGGTGTCTTTGGGTCAAGACCTGACGACCTACACCACCTACGAGGGCTACCCTGCCTTTGCTGTGGCGCGTCATGCCGAAGGGTACGGTGTTTTCTAG
- the LOC125022395 gene encoding phytanoyl-CoA hydroxylase-interacting protein-like isoform X1, with the protein MTESQSVLGSGPGPECSDGVLGDQDNLPVPHQIRISNITCDSFKISWEMEGRGRDRITHYFIDLNKKENKSSNKFKHKDVPTKLVAKAVPLPMTVRGHWFLSPRTEYTLSVQTATKQPDGRYAVSQWSEITEFCTADYSTLHLNQLLHKAEAMAGRMLPFSVFYRNQEKEYFQQDSPSYRSRDAQCRLMLPSVKDDSGSHGSPISGKLEGIFFSCNTEFNTGKPPQDSPYGPYRFQIQAELLFNQKTNLYFGDFYCMYTSYHYVILVLAPDGSKGDAFCKGRLPALDRSNNCFLTCTEEEEEEEEEQGGGGGGGGGSLCFRHAQDVILEVIYTESVDLSLGSISQISGHQLMSLSTLNAKKDPSCKICNISVGR; encoded by the exons gTCCAGAGTGTTCGGACGGCGTCCTCGGGGACCAGGACAACCTCCCGGTTCCTCATCAGATCCGGATCAGTAACATCACATGTGATTCGTTTAAGATCAGCTGGGAGATGGAGGGACGAGGCCGGGACAGGATCACACATTACTTCATCGACCTCAACAAGAAGGAGAACAAGAGCTCCAACAAGTTCAAGCACAAG GACGTCCCGACTAAGCTGGTGGCGAAGGCGGTGCCGCTGCCGATGACGGTGCGAGGCCACTGGTTCCTGAGCCCTCGTACGGAGTACACGCTGTCGGTGCAGACGGCCACGAAGCAGCCGGACGGACGCTACGCTGTGTCTCAGTGGAGCGAGATCACCGAGTTCTGCACGgcag ACTACTCCACCCTCCACCTCAACCAGCTGCTGCACAAAGCCGAGGCCATGGCCGGGAGGATGCTGCCGTTCTCCGTCTTCTACAGGAACCAGGAGAAGGAATATTTCCAGCAGGACAG cCCCTCGTATCGCTCCAGAGACGCTCAGTGTCGCCTCATGTTGCCCTCGGTGAAGGACGACAGCGGCAGCCACGGTTCGCCCATCAGCGGGAAGCTGGAGGgaatcttcttcagctgcaACACAGAGTTCAACACGGGGAAGCCGCCCCAGGACTCTCCATACGGGCCCTACCGCTTCCAG ATTCAGGCCGAGCTCCTCTTCAACCAGAAAACCAACCTCTACTTCGGGGATTTCTACTGCATGTACACGTCGTACCACTACGTCATCCTGGTCCTGGCTCCTGACGGCTCCAAAGGAGACGCCTTCTGTAAAGGGAGGCTCCCGGCCCTGGACCGGTCCAACAACTGCTTCCTGACctgcacggaggaggaggaggaggaggaggaggagcagggaggagggggaggaggtggaggggggtcGCTGTGTTTCCGTCACGCTCAGGACGTCATCCTGGAGGTGATCTACACGGAGTCCGTGGATCTGTCTCTGGGCTCCATATCACAGATCAGTGGACACCAGCTCATGAGTCTGTCCACTCTGAACGCCAAGAAGGACCCCAGCTGTAAGATCTGCAACATCAGCGTGGGACGTTAG
- the LOC125022395 gene encoding phytanoyl-CoA hydroxylase-interacting protein-like isoform X2, whose amino-acid sequence MEGRGRDRITHYFIDLNKKENKSSNKFKHKDVPTKLVAKAVPLPMTVRGHWFLSPRTEYTLSVQTATKQPDGRYAVSQWSEITEFCTADYSTLHLNQLLHKAEAMAGRMLPFSVFYRNQEKEYFQQDSPSYRSRDAQCRLMLPSVKDDSGSHGSPISGKLEGIFFSCNTEFNTGKPPQDSPYGPYRFQIQAELLFNQKTNLYFGDFYCMYTSYHYVILVLAPDGSKGDAFCKGRLPALDRSNNCFLTCTEEEEEEEEEQGGGGGGGGGSLCFRHAQDVILEVIYTESVDLSLGSISQISGHQLMSLSTLNAKKDPSCKICNISVGR is encoded by the exons ATGGAGGGACGAGGCCGGGACAGGATCACACATTACTTCATCGACCTCAACAAGAAGGAGAACAAGAGCTCCAACAAGTTCAAGCACAAG GACGTCCCGACTAAGCTGGTGGCGAAGGCGGTGCCGCTGCCGATGACGGTGCGAGGCCACTGGTTCCTGAGCCCTCGTACGGAGTACACGCTGTCGGTGCAGACGGCCACGAAGCAGCCGGACGGACGCTACGCTGTGTCTCAGTGGAGCGAGATCACCGAGTTCTGCACGgcag ACTACTCCACCCTCCACCTCAACCAGCTGCTGCACAAAGCCGAGGCCATGGCCGGGAGGATGCTGCCGTTCTCCGTCTTCTACAGGAACCAGGAGAAGGAATATTTCCAGCAGGACAG cCCCTCGTATCGCTCCAGAGACGCTCAGTGTCGCCTCATGTTGCCCTCGGTGAAGGACGACAGCGGCAGCCACGGTTCGCCCATCAGCGGGAAGCTGGAGGgaatcttcttcagctgcaACACAGAGTTCAACACGGGGAAGCCGCCCCAGGACTCTCCATACGGGCCCTACCGCTTCCAG ATTCAGGCCGAGCTCCTCTTCAACCAGAAAACCAACCTCTACTTCGGGGATTTCTACTGCATGTACACGTCGTACCACTACGTCATCCTGGTCCTGGCTCCTGACGGCTCCAAAGGAGACGCCTTCTGTAAAGGGAGGCTCCCGGCCCTGGACCGGTCCAACAACTGCTTCCTGACctgcacggaggaggaggaggaggaggaggaggagcagggaggagggggaggaggtggaggggggtcGCTGTGTTTCCGTCACGCTCAGGACGTCATCCTGGAGGTGATCTACACGGAGTCCGTGGATCTGTCTCTGGGCTCCATATCACAGATCAGTGGACACCAGCTCATGAGTCTGTCCACTCTGAACGCCAAGAAGGACCCCAGCTGTAAGATCTGCAACATCAGCGTGGGACGTTAG